Proteins from one Sabethes cyaneus chromosome 2, idSabCyanKW18_F2, whole genome shotgun sequence genomic window:
- the LOC128736838 gene encoding dual specificity protein kinase zak2, whose product MAPHFRASSRLTVPKLEINFDTPNRDRFLREQFPDRQYYTVLGRGSYGVVIKAQYKGKPVAVKIVEKHRKYRCRHDSLRNESNMLNRKHGNIVRILKIISGAQYGLVIMERFDGHCLQNILNQDYFITVYHQLMIVCDIINGLCFCHRQHIVHLDVKPQNVIVCLLKSGCQSGGQCPHVRNYTCKLCDFGSSIVLNEFNLNEKSSHRGTIRYMAPELLRAMGNISEAADIYSLGITMWQLIERRDPYDSIVSNEAVAYNVVKKKLRPDSVTTADIRPTEPITIPQRSSALLQVPTTFRSRKKSDSLLELGRMNLNQKGNSHMSLRSSILVSSNNSPGCLQQPNVDSATAAVTDVLKQQGIDLLGSGSTAGGHAFGESCSAELDPAALDAIFMPSVAVLPVDQNYIRQEYRALYRKCWQHEAALRPTAGVVRSTLHGMLERIVCCK is encoded by the exons ATGGCACCACATTTCAGGGCTTCCTCCAGGCTAACCGTGCCGAAGCTCGAGATCAACTTTGACACACCGAACCGGGATCGCTTTCTGCGGGAGCAGTTTCCCGATCGGCAGTACTACACGGTTCTCGGCCGGGGAAGCTACGGAGTGGTGATAAAGGCACAGTACAAAGGTAAACCGGTGGCGGTGAAGATCGTGGAAAAACATAGGAAATACCGCTGCCGTCACGATTCCCTTCGGAATGAGTCCAACATGTTAAACCGAAAGCATGGTAATATAGTGCGAATCCTCAAGATCATATCCGGGGCTCAGTATGGGTTGGTTATTATGGAACGTTTCGACGGACATTGTTTGCAGAATATATTGAATCAAGATTATTTTATCACCGTTTACCATCAATTGAT GATTGTGTGCGACATCATCAATGGGTTGTGCTTCTGTCACCGTCAGCACATCGTTCACCTTGACGTGAAACCTCAGAATGTAATTGTTTGTCTGCTAAAATCAGGTTGTCAATCCGGAGGGCAGTGTCCCCACGTAAGAAACTACACCTGTAAGCTGTGTGATTTTGGTTCCTCAATTGTGTTGAATGAGTTTAACCTAAATGAAAAATCCAGTCATCGAGGAACTATTCGTTACATGGCGCCGGAGTTGCTTCGCGCGATGGGTAACATCTCGGAAGCGGCCGATATTTATTCGCTGGGCATCACTATGTGGCAGTTGATCGAGAGAAGAGATCCGTACGATTCGATCGTCTCGAACGAAGCCGTTGCTTATAACGTGGTCAAGAAAAAGTTGCGCCCCGATAGTGTAACGACCGCGGATATTCGTCCGACGGAGCCAATTACAATCCCGCAAAGAAGTAGCGCTCTGCTGCAGGTTCCCACCACTTTTCGCTCTCGTAAAAAGAGTGATAGTTTACTGGAACTTGGCAGGATGAATTTGAACCAAAAGGGTAACTCGCACATGAGCCTTCGCAGTAGTATTCTAGTTTCCTCCAACAACAGTCCAGGCTGCTTGCAGCAGCCAAACGTCGATAGTGCAACCGCTGCCGTAACCGACGTCCTGAAGCAGCAGGGCATCGACCTGCTTGGCTCCGGCTCGACAGCCGGCGGTCACGCTTTTGGCGAATCGTGCTCAGCCGAACTAGACCCGGCTGCACTGGATGCAATTTTCATGCCATCCGTGGCTGTGCTTCCTGTCGATCAAAATTACATCCGACAGGAGTATCGTGCTTTGTACAGGAAATGCTGGCAGCATGAGGCGGCCCTCCGGCCCACCGCCGGCGTTGTCCGTTCCACGTTGCACGGAATGTTGGAGCGAATTGTTTGTTGTAAATAG